The Phycisphaerae bacterium genome has a segment encoding these proteins:
- the bioD gene encoding dethiobiotin synthase: MPINLNLPKKPGLFVTGTDTGVGKTLIAGAIAKILIGKGLKVGVFKPIATGCKHKWDGLISSDTEFLFHCANSNLSLSTITPVGYRTPAAPIVSAAREHRAIDFDKIAAAYKDICQNSNVVLVEGIGGARVPLTEEFDLLDLAVEFALPVVIVARPTLGTINHTLMTIDCIRAAELKIAGTIVNGYNAVESTAAEDTAPDVIAKCSGVNVLAVVPFDETVNIEKPSLGEVILPSLAACDWKGLAGL; encoded by the coding sequence ATGCCGATTAATCTGAATCTACCCAAAAAGCCTGGCCTCTTTGTGACCGGTACCGACACCGGCGTAGGAAAAACCCTAATAGCCGGCGCCATCGCTAAAATTCTCATCGGCAAAGGATTAAAGGTCGGCGTATTCAAACCGATTGCCACCGGCTGCAAACACAAATGGGACGGCCTTATAAGCAGTGATACCGAGTTCCTTTTCCATTGTGCAAATAGCAATCTGTCTCTGTCGACAATAACACCCGTCGGCTACCGCACGCCGGCGGCGCCCATTGTCAGCGCAGCTCGCGAACACCGCGCAATTGATTTCGACAAAATCGCTGCTGCTTACAAAGATATATGCCAAAACAGTAACGTAGTTTTAGTCGAAGGCATCGGAGGCGCGCGCGTGCCCTTGACCGAAGAGTTCGACCTGCTGGATTTGGCCGTCGAATTCGCCCTGCCGGTGGTGATAGTCGCCAGACCAACTCTCGGCACTATAAACCACACGCTTATGACTATCGACTGCATCCGTGCCGCAGAATTGAAAATCGCCGGCACAATCGTCAATGGCTACAACGCTGTCGAATCAACCGCAGCCGAAGACACCGCGCCAGATGTAATCGCAAAATGCAGCGGTGTAAATGTCCTTGCTGTCGTCCCATTCGATGAAACCGTCAATATCGAAAAACCCAGTTTAGGAGAAGTCATTCTCCCTTCTCTTGCAGCCTGCGATTGGAAAGGGTTAGCTGGCCTG